In Pieris rapae chromosome 6, ilPieRapa1.1, whole genome shotgun sequence, the sequence GGGTCAAATCTTTTTTTCCTCTTATTACAATGTTTGCAAATTTTACCTAATCTCATTCTTTTACGGTCACTCCGTTGATCCACATCTGTGTCTACACTGGACTCGTCCAGTTtagaaaatctattttctaCTATAATATTACACGCAACCTCAGGGGGCGAGCCCCCGATATCCGGGGGCTCGTTCATTTTTTCGCCTGATTCCAGGCCTTGaggaaaaagtataaaaacttaccaaatgctgaagaatatatacacaaattaaagaaataaacaattaagttaaactactacatacaatatatacaaattgatcttttatatcaattaaattaaatttataaattttactaaaaaacaaaactcccGCCACGACCAACGTTTCCCgcctttttctttttctttcttgTGTTAACAATTTGTCACCACAATATTCTACAATGTTCTGTCTATTGTTTATGACATTGCAATCTATGTTTGTATCAATTAATGCTTTTGATTTCCAATATGTACATTCGTTTTGAAAggtataaaaagttttgaaaaCTTGTTAAACTGCGCTCGTTAGCTTTCAGATCCCATATAACTCGTAAAAACTAACTCTTAACtaactaaacaaataacacTGTAATTTTTGTACATGTTTGCAGGCGCTTAAAACAACATGATTGGGATATACAAGCCGCTTTGAAACAGTTCTGTGACGATTATAGATTAGCTAGTATACCGCCAGACCAGTTTAGAGGAGAAGATGACTTGTCCGACGTATCGATGGATTCTGACGCAGAGTCAtaacgatttaaaaatttatagatttaatttaaatgtgattttaaatgttatattaaaataatttgtcttaattattatttttatcaagaaaattaaagtatttggtTAGATATATAAAGCCCTAGTAATAAAAGCTAACATCTATAAACCTGTTTGGTAAATATTCATCTATTTACGCATGCAAAGATGCAATATTGAATCTCCACAAACGCACCTTACGTAACTAGTTGAACGGGCGGAAGTATTGATGCCCATAACGTTTTATTGCACCGGAAATTCGAAATGATTAAATGTCGAGGAGCCGTATGGCGAGGGCacggtaatattatgtatacagtaTTGTAACTGGCCCGTGTCCTTGAAATAAGTACCTACAGCAGCACAGTACGTTAGCATGCGATAGGGCTGTCCACCTACAGcgttttatatatgaaatattaatatgataacataaaatacttcGTGAATTGAATAGAaagtgttcaataaaaatacaagattttttagtggtagatttaattaaaaaatcatgtttatttttatctatgtttgattataacaaataatataccgaCATaattacctattattattatgttgtatgtgtatattatgttattaaaggaATATCTTTTTCTTGGTTATAGATACCTGAAGctactttacaatttatatgtttagttttaaatgaagTTCGGAATATTTCCGGTCGTCACTGCGGCACGTCCGCGACTGTAGCATGCTGAGCGCATGCCGAGATCCGAGCGAGTAGGTATAGCTCGCGCGTCGTCTGTTTGTATGAAGTTACAATACTGTATGCATAATATTACcgtggcgagggggccgatggcttgCCATGTGtcactcgtgaacgggtgctacttgtggtgactggtcgtacttgaattcgtgtatgcggtgatattagttgtttctactacgtatttgcgtgttgtttccacgagtatgtaagtgcgtgctcctatttcaccatgcctcctacTGAttgaggacaaatctttgtttttaatttattttattgttctttattactcaaaatgtcatattatggaacatggtgtaatggttgcagctccttacaaacgttgtgtaaaagaaaaaacatggCGAAAGAGTGGTggtgagtttattgccagaATTGGaatctcttccgttctacgcccttgatttgagaactggcagaaaatgtaaaattaagaaGCATgtagtgtatatattttttttgacgtccataagtgtacattaagttacctaaatgaaatgaaattactgtatattatatataaaatatgaattgtaaatttgtgtgtttattagaatttacaaatttttttcaaacacTTTAACTTTCTTTtggttgtttttttgtttttgtttgtttgtttgtttgtcatTGTTATAACAATGCTCTTAAATAATGCGTCTACAGATGGGACCTGAAACAGAACGTCAGAGTTATAGGTATATCGAAATCAcggcaaatatatttatttgtggaCAATACTGGGGAAATGGAAATGATCTTGATACtggcttatttttatttgtcttttgtACCGATGaacataaagtatatttttatgaagaaTGTTGTTATATGTGCATCGGGTTCTTATGATAAGGAAATAtgtcatgaaaaataaatatatacatctgCAGGGCACAGGCTTCTTCTAACGAGTAAGAGTGTGAAGAAATATCTTAGTAATAGTCAATATCTTGTTAAAGAACAGGTAAAAGTTTCATGtttcaaagtaaataataaattgaaactgTCTAAGTTGATTTTCTTCTCCCCTCTCGACTTTGAATTCAGGCGAGAAAAATACCTTCATTCTATACGCCCTTAGCTATGATTCACCATATAGTTATTGGAAACTCCTATAAAGAAGTCACAAATAAGTATCgaagcaaaaatataaaataaagttagtgTCGAAATCACTTCGGTTCGGTTTATCGTTTGTGATTTAACATTTGTGATTCTACGAAAGACTAGGCGGTATGGTCGAAAGCAGTGTGACCATTTCAAAAATAGCGAATCTGCCCGATATTGGCAAAAAATCTGCCAAAGCTAACTCCAGAAAATGCCAAAAATATGCCATCATATTATAGCATCTAATGACATTGAAGACgggtatgaataaataaaatactactatTTAAAGGAATTCCTTTATTATTCAACTATAAAAGTATCAAAACTTTCTCCGCACTCTTCATTTTCGTAAATTGATTTTGAcgacatatttttaatcatattccTTGTTGGTTTAAAGGAGATACAGTCTCCATGTTCCTTTATACCTTCTTTTGTTGTTATTAACGCGgatacatgtttattttggaacctattccttatttttgttttgttcaaATTTACTTGGGAGAATATTCCTTCGCAAGAGGCATTTGACAATGGCAAAATTAATAGAGCTTTTGCAAAGTTTgcaatattagtatattttggAGCTCCATTTGCATCACGCATTTTCCCAATCGCTCCCCAGAATTTATCCACACTTAAATTTGTACTGGTGCTACTCCCACCAGATTCCAACGAATCGGGTACACttttgtcaaatttaatttgtcgaaATTCGTCGTCAACTTTTTGAAGATTATTTTCATCTACTATATTGggaaatttatttgcaatgtTTACTGCTGATACAAAATCTTTGTAAACAACATTTTGCGGGTCTAAAAATTGTAAGTCTTTAAAAAGATTAGTCAGTGGCAAACGTGTTATTAACTGATTACagagttcaataaaaaatgtttgcatTCTTTGAAGGAAAGATTGAATTCCAGGTTTAAGACTAACATCTGCAGATAGACGACCGATTTCTTTACTAACGTTCACACCtaaatacaaatcttttaAAGGTAAAAAGTTGACGTTAGATTTTGGATCTATACAAAGTGGATCTGtggttttcaaataattacctTTCATATAACAACTCAAAAGGCTCATGTACACCTCGGAAATGTCTTTAAATGCTGTGTGGACTGTCGTATAATCTCCTTGAAATATAGTGTTCAGTTTGTTAACTGTTTGCAGTATATAATCCAAAgcacaaaaataaagtttatatatcttGTCATtcaaactattatataaaaattcagctgaaatatttttgtcttccAGAAACTGcgattgaaaaaaaagtttgaggGCATCCCATTGCTccaaaattcttttaatacaTGCATGCAAACATAGCCATCGAATTtcgtaatgttttaatattttatgctttTCAGTGCCAATAAAGTCTTGGAATTCAGAAAATTCCCTTTACCTTTTACTACTATGTGCAAAATATCCATAAACCTCTTGCACTATTTGGTTAATAGCCCTTGGTAAAGAGTTTTTACTGGCGTGAGATACACACAAAGCAGTAGAATGACATACACACTTAATGAATATGCAATGGGGATTTACATATCTTATTTTGGCAATAATACCACCTTGTTCGCCAAACATAACGTTAGTAGTGTCAGCTCCGAAACCAATTGCATCGTTAATGTTAAGGTTAGCATTGATTAACGCCTTGGAAAGTGAATCGAACAAAGCTTGGGCTGATGCTCCTTGCAAGTCCaccaaagttaaaaattttgtttttacctGAAGATCTTTTTCGGAATAATATTTGGTAACAACTGCAAGCGTTGATGTGGTTGTTACATCTGTGGTCTCATCTATAACAGCTAAGGAAAACATTGGTGTAcgagttttaatgttttcacatGATTTTAAATCGGCAAGCATCTCTGCTTCTAGCTCTggctttaaaacattatacgTTACCGCTGCTGCTTTAGTTCTCTTGCAGGAAAAGGACTTGGCAATTTCCGAATCGTGAAAACATTTTGAGATAATTTCACTTAAATGATCCATTAATCGGAACGGTAAATTATGTTCCACTAACATAGCACAGATATTAAGTTCTGCTTTTTTCACTTCCTCTTCTATTGGagatttcttaaaaaactgttgcacctgaaataattgtttgatatTAGTTTTTCTAAACTTGCAATAGGTATCTATTGAAAacgtattacatatttacgtctattaaatatttccatttattGCAAAGTACTTACCGATGATTGGCCGCTATACCCAATCATATGCTTCTTATGTTTTTGGGATAACACATGTTCTTTTAATGAAGACAATCTTGTAACTAATTTACAATTGCAAGCTTTGCAAAACGCAACATCAGGATCCTCCTTTGCTCTGGAAATCCAGGACGAAAGCAAAGGATCTTGCTCCCATTCAGGTCGGTACGAACGCTCGTATTTTCTCTTCATCATGCACGGAATACACAACGCACTGACACTGCACCACAACGCCAAATGAGAATAACGTGGCAGTagacaaaaaaacaaacattgtttTGAACCTCGATCAGTTATatcattaagaaaataaacctTATTACTGATTCATTACCGTTCATAATCGTAAGGCgtacctacataaaaacagAATAAACGGGGATTCCCGTGTTATCTGGCATAGGACAAAAGTTGCCACCTCAGTAAATGATTTCCTACcaaataaatgcataataaaaaataaaggaaataataagacagaaaattataagtattctaAGTAAATAGAATTACAAACATTCaaacgtattttaaaaaaattaggatTTCTTTGAAATCTGCCAAATCCTGCCACTTTTTTAAATCGTCAGCTTGGTCTGCCAGGGTTAAAATTTAGGTACCAAATCTGCCCAAATGGCAGAAATCTGCCACAAATGGTCACCCTGGTCGAAAGACTATTTATATAGCCTGCGCCATAggcgaaaaaaatataaaaattaacatttgtgACAATGACGTTTAAACTTTAAGTCTCAACTATCACGTCTACAGACTACAGAGTACTGCAGCTAAGTTTTTTCATCTAAATTATGTTTCAATGAATTGTATggtatttgttttacaaacaaaacaagagatatacttttaaataataattaataacttgtgTGTATCTTTAGTGACATCTTTAGAGTTTCAGTGCttattaaattgtgtaaatGTCGCAAGGAGCAAATATGCCTACAATTGGAGGTATGACTCCAGGAACCatacaatatgtaaataatccACTTCAAAGCCCACAATTACAAACATCGTCATTACAAGGCTCCCCATCGCAGCATAGTCCAATGGGCCAAGCACAAGTATCTACAAAAAGCAATCAAGGATCTGGCGATCAAACAACACAGgtaaaatgtacatttttCAACAAAGGCTGTACATTTTTCTTGTcttcaaattgtatatttaaagtatgttGTGCAGAATGAACTTAGGTATTAACTAATTCGtcagtaattaatattcaatcaagCTTAAGTGTGAAAtcaattgtatcaaataatgtattataatgctattcacaaaaaaaaattaatatgaaactcAAGCACTCATTTAATTCTgataaaaggtatttaattttagcttTTAAGCAGACCCAGATTACAAGAATTAGTTAGAGAAGTCGACCCCACAGTTCAACTAGATGAAGAGGTAGAAGAGATGTTGTTGCAGTTAGCTGATGACTTTATTGACACTACACTAAATGCTGCCTGTTCACTTGCTAAACATAGACATGCCCCAACAGTGGAGCTAAAAGATGTTCAGTTACATTTAGgtaactttttgttttgtaaaagacattaattaattattgctttTCGGTTGATTTAAACCAAGTTGATTAAAATTCTGAGTTTAATTTGGacataatataacttaaattgttaatggctctaaaaatatatatttttataatgtggtACTCTCTTATGACTGTTAAATAAAGCCTaaagtatgtaaatataaacccttaaaatgtattcaatataAGCTGATCTTGAGCTGAGATGTGTGGAATGCAGATATATTCATGgtttgtaaaaatttagtaaCGACAAtctcaaaacatttacaactACATAATTAAGAACAATATACTGCTTGTAATGACCAAAATAAATGGTCCCAGCAGAATTCTATTGCAATAGGTACTTAATATGTATCCAATGTTACGACTATCTGTTTTTACAACCATATATAACCTTTTATgttgttataacagatttgaCTGTACATATGTCTTATTTTCAGAGAGACAATGGAATATGTGGATACCTGGTTTTGGCAATGATGACCTGAGACCCTACAAGAGGGCACCAGTAACAGAAGCACATAAACAGAGAATGGCGCTCattagaaaaacaattaaGAAATACTAGAAAATTAGGTTGTAGGTATACcttagataataaattactattatgaatgcagatttgtttttttcctaTATTGGGGACTTATTCTAAATGATAACCATAccgtttaaataaacaattcctTTAAAAACAGGTTTTACAACCAAGTCAGTGTTACCAGTTACCTAAGCTACAGAGTTAAATAAATGCATCCTAGACTCGATcaccattttaataaatattaatttgaatattaaataagttttaattcaaatatatgcTACAGAAAAGCAGTCacagaaaaaaatcatttaattaacactcaatttattaaaatactgtttagttgtattattacataaaaatgttaagtacTTAAGTATCACAATATATAACTGATTAGTGGTTAGAAATAATCACAGAAGTATAAATAATCACAAATAATGCTAGCATTAAGGAATGTGTAAAAACTGattttttcacttttaccaATAAATATTAGCTTACACTTAAATTGTGAATAATCCtagattacattaataaatgagatacaaacaatttaattataatagtcaAAATCTTGATATTTAAAGTTGCATGTTTCATAGTAAGGCTCATTTATCAGATacccaaataaaattttatcatttttctataaattaacattagtGCTGAGAAGTTAACACAATTTCCTAATTACTACATTAATGTTTCAGTTCAATTTGGTATGAATTGTGAtgacaaatgaaaaaaataattagtaagtatttgataaacaaaatgaCATCTTTTAGCTCTctaaacataaaatgtattgtacATTTAGAGtttcaatgttaaatttaagtaacacGCAAACTACCTACACTTATacgaataaaaagtaaatacatgAATTAGGGTACGTATGAGTACGTACTAGgtacaaaacataaatagtGAATAATTATTCTACCTCATTGCTTTAGCAAGAGAACTGCCACCTACTTCAAAACATTGCTTAAAAGCGAAATACCTAAAGTATTTTGAAATGCAAGCCTACACAGGCTATTAATTCTAGAATTTACTTATTCTTCACTTTCTGCCTCTTTCTCGGAAATATACAGCTGGTCAGATGGATGGCGTTTCTGCCAGTGAAGAAATTTGGATTTAATTGTAACTGGttgctgaaaaaaaataaataaattgaaatgaatACCCGAGACTAGTAAAATTgagaaacaaataattaaattcaaataagtcaGTATCGGTtccatggtgtaatggttagCACTCTGGACTTTGAATCCAGCGATCCGAGTTCAAATCTCGGTGGAACctgaaactttttatttttttatttaatattattacgtttCTCTatgtaatattgataaaagttaGCAGTGTAAACCGTTTACGTGACTCATAAAAGACGTGCCTATCTTAAGAAGCCATAATAGACCTTGTTCAAATCagatttaatagatattaacaatattcctATTATAGTTAAAGATTAGACAGTAATTAATATCCTTCAATAATTCCGTAGATTTCAAAAAATCCacacaattattaaacaattaaccttaactaactaatataatactataCCATTATTTAGATACTGTGAACGACTTTCACTTAAGCTAAGTAAAACGTctgtaaataaagttaatatatgtaattttattagtaatagttattaaacaaattgacCTTGACTTGTATAGTAGATTTCCTCAACGTGACAACTAGTTTGCATCCACATAAATAATacgtagaatatttttatacaaattcagGGAATCTAGTATGTGAAaaactttgtattaaatataattttgttaggATATTTCTGGATTGTTAGGattaatatatgtacctatacTTGTAGACACGCCTCCGACCACATGAATTTCAGATCTATAATGAATCTTTGTTTGAGCTGAGAGTACTGTGTATTCCgacagtatatttattttaaatgtgtgtttgtcctaataaaataaatgtacccCCTTTTTCTTAACTTTTGATCTCTT encodes:
- the LOC110992415 gene encoding transcription initiation factor TFIID subunit 12, which translates into the protein MSQGANMPTIGGMTPGTIQYVNNPLQSPQLQTSSLQGSPSQHSPMGQAQVSTKSNQGSGDQTTQLLSRPRLQELVREVDPTVQLDEEVEEMLLQLADDFIDTTLNAACSLAKHRHAPTVELKDVQLHLERQWNMWIPGFGNDDLRPYKRAPVTEAHKQRMALIRKTIKKY